The window ATCAACACTCGACCTCATAAGAACTAAATAAATTGCATATTTTTTTTGAAGATTGGAAATATTGGAATAATCTAACATATTATAATTAATACTTATATATTATTTAAAGTTTTCTATTTTGGATATTTATGATATCCAAATCGGATATTTTAGTACTCCCTAACGTATCCTCACCCTAATATACTTCTACAGCAATAATTAAGATATGATCAAAAGACAAATTTTTACATGGGGAGGTTACTCTTTTGGAATCACTTTGCCCAAAAATTGGGTGAAACGAAACGATGTTTCTCAAGTAGAAATTGAAGAATTTGATCAAGAATTAATCATAAGAATTGCAAAAAATGACGCAAACACAGGAGGAGCTGACAAATGCTGAGAAAGACTTGCCTCCTCCAGCTTCGAGTCACTGCTGATCAAAAACAAATGATCGAAAAACTTGCCGAAATCAATGGTTATAACTCCCTCAGTGACTTCATTCGATCAAGAGCCTTACAATCTAATCTCATAGAGCTACGTCTAAACGAAATCAAGAAAATGCTCCAAAAAGAGGTCGG of the Candidatus Woesearchaeota archaeon genome contains:
- a CDS encoding AbrB/MazE/SpoVT family DNA-binding domain-containing protein; this encodes MIKRQIFTWGGYSFGITLPKNWVKRNDVSQVEIEEFDQELIIRIAKNDANTGGADKC
- a CDS encoding DUF1778 domain-containing protein; its protein translation is MLRKTCLLQLRVTADQKQMIEKLAEINGYNSLSDFIRSRALQSNLIELRLNEIKKMLQKEVGKHD